From Populus trichocarpa isolate Nisqually-1 chromosome 19, P.trichocarpa_v4.1, whole genome shotgun sequence, a single genomic window includes:
- the LOC7475787 gene encoding ran-binding protein M homolog — protein MSSTNSTAINSNSKNGINQDPGSYFIDVARQYSSPIGGETELEPKELNTLNSSGGFLVVSTDKLSVKYPSVNLHGHDVGVIQADKPVPDKRLVYYFEIFVKNAGAKGQIAIGFTSQGFKMRRQPGWETNSCGYHGDDGNLYSGHGKGETFGPTFTTNDTVGAGINYASQEFFFTKNGAVVGGVYKEIKGPLFPTVAVHSQNEEIEVNFGQREFAFDLKEYERQEAMKQKSTVDKISLPPNISYGLVRSYLLHYGYEETLNAFDVASQSTIPPICIAQENGSGEQDIAYALTHRKTLRQLIRNGEIDAALSNLRDWYPQIMQDEKSAACFLLHSQKFIELVRVGALGDAVTYGRIELAKFFKLPPFDDLVRDCVALLAYEQPQKCSAGYLLEDSQREIVADAVNAMILLTDPNVKDSQSCLRSHLERLLRQLTVCCLERRSFNGDQGEVFHLHRVL, from the exons ATGAGCTCCACCAACAGCACCGCCATCAATTCGAATTCCAAGAACGGCATCAATCAAGATCCAGGCTCCTACTTCATAGACGTAGCACGGCAATACTCATCACCAATTGGTGGAGAAACAGAGCTTGAACCAAAGGAGTTAAACACGTTGAACAGCTCTGGAGGGTTTCTTGTTGTATCGACTGATAAATTGAGTGTTAAATACCCAAGTGTGAATCTTCATGGTCATGATGTTGGTGTTATTCAAGCCGATAAACCGGTGCCGGATAAACGacttgtttattattttgagatttttgtaAAGAATGCTGGTGCTAAAGGACAGATTGCTATTGGTTTTACTAGTCAGGGTTTCAAGATGAGGAGACAACCTGG CTGGGAAACAAACAGCTGTGGATATCACGGGGATGATGGGAATCTTTATAGCGGACATGGGAAGGGAGAGACATTTGGCCCAACGTTCACGACCAATGATACAGTTGGTGCTGGTATCAACTATGCTTCACAGGAATTCTTTTTCAC TAAAAATGGAGCGGTAGTTGGTGGAGTGTACAAGGAGATAAAGGGTCCGTTGTTTCCTACTGTTGCTGTTCACAGCCAGAATGAGGA GATTGAAGTCAACTTTGGGCAGAGAGAATTTGCCTTTGATCTTAAG GAATATGAAAGACAAGAAGCTATGAAGCAAAAATCGACAGTTGACAAAATATCTTTACCGCCAAATATTAGTTATGG ACTTGTTCGCTCCTACTTATTACACTATGGCTATGAAGAGACACTCAATGCTTTTGATGTGGCTAGTCAAAGTACTATCCCTCCGATATGTATAGCTCAAGAAAATGGTTCTGGTGAACAGGACATTGCATATGCTTTAACACACAGAAAAACTCTTCGACAG CTAATCAGAAATGGTGAGATTGACGCTGCACTCAGTAATCTTCGTGATTGGTATCCCCAGATAATGCAG GATGAAAAATCAGCCGCTTGCTTTTTGCTTCACAgtcaaaaatttattgaattagtccgg GTTGGGGCACTAGGGGATGCTGTCACGTATGGAAGGATTGAATTAGCAAAGTTCTTTAAGCTGCCCCCGTTTGATGATCTAGTTCGG GATTGCGTAGCCTTACTGGCATATGAACAGCCACAAAAGTGCTCAGCTGGGTATCTTCTTGAGGATTCACAGCGTGAGATTGTGGCTGATGCTGTAAACGCCATGATTTTATTAACAGATCCCAACGTGAAGGATTCACAAAGCTGCTTGCGATCACATCTGGAGAGGTTGCTCAGACAGCTAACAGTTTGCTGCTTGGAGAGAAGGTCCTTTAATGGGGATCAGGGTGAAGTTTTCCACCTGCATAGAGTGCTTTAA
- the LOC7467409 gene encoding V-type proton ATPase subunit G3, with amino-acid sequence MDSMRGHEGIQMLLTAEQEAQQIVTAARNLKTTRLRQAKEEAEKDAGHYRSNLESEYQKRVGETSGNSGFTAERLEEETDVKIRNLKKSASKVQSDIVDMLIKYTTAAKY; translated from the exons ATGGATTCCATGAGAGGTCATGAAGGGATTCAGATGCTACTAACTGCAGAACAGGAGGCCCAACAAATTGTTACTGCTGCTAGAAACT TGAAGACAACAAGGTTAAGGCAAGCTAAAGAAGAAGCCGAGAAAGATGCTGGCCATTATCGCTCCAACCTGGAATCTGAGTACCAAAAGAGAGTTGGTGAG ACAAGTGGGAACTCTGGCTTCACCGCGGAACGGCTTGAAGAGGAAACTGACGTAAAGATTCGAAACCTGAAGAAGTCAGCCTCTAAGGTCCAGTCAGATATTGTTGACATGCTCATCAAGTACACCACAGCCGCAAAGTATTGA